The DNA segment ATCGCTTCATTGGCCAGGGTGGTTTGCTCCAGCTCGGTAAGGTCGCCTTGTTCTGTCCAAATCTCGAATATCCCATACATTAGAGCAACTAATGTAAGAAGGAAGGCAAGCGCCCAGGTATTGTTGTGAATGGGGGATTTCAAGATAGCTTTGCTCATAATTTATTCAACGAATATGAGCGTAAATTAGGGGCTAATCAAGTTTGGTATTTTATGATCAGCTTTGCCATCAAGAACGGAGGTGATTGCTTCTGCGGCCAGCATTCCGATATCCTCTCTCGTTCGGTGGGTAGCACTCGCAATATGGGGAAGCAAGACGGTGTTAGGTGCAGAAAGCAGATTAGGATGAACTTTTGGTTCTTCTTCAAAAACATCCAGAGCGGCACCGGCTATAGTTTTATTATGAAGTGCTTCTGCTAAAGCTGCCTCATCAATAACGGCCCCTCTTGAAATATTAACCAGCAAGGCATGACCGGGAAGTGTTTCCAAAAACTTTTTATCCACCAAATGATGAGTTTCTGGGGTGAGCGGGCAATTCAAACTAATCACATCAGACCGCCGTGCAAGCTCTTTGTGGTCTTTGATATATTCAGCCTTAAGTTCCTGTTCAGTTTCAGAGTCGATAGGAGTACGGTTGTGATAAATGATATTCATCCCAAAAGCTTTGGCGCGATGGGCAAAAGCCTGACCTATTCTCCCCATTCCAATGATCCCTAAAGTTCGGTCTCTCAACTCCATCCCAAGAAACCCAAGTGGTTCCCAGCCTTTGAACTTACCATCCCTTAAGTATTGCTCAGCCTCTTTGAACTTTCTTGAAAGGGCCAGAAGTAAACCCATGGCATAGTCGCCACAAGCTTCGGTAAGAACATCGGGCGTGTTGGCTACTTTAACGCCTCTCTTATGCGCAGCCTCAACATCGATATTATCATATCCGACGGCAAAGTTTGCCACTACCTGAAGTTTCTCACCTGCTTCTAAAACCTTTTCAGTAACCGGGCTAGAAAGCATGCACAAAAGAGCATCATAAGAAGGAATGTCTCGGATAAGGTCTTCTTCAGTCTGATAAGTGCCTTTCTCTGCTACGGTAACTGTACCGTGCTCCCTTAGAAATGAAATTACATTTTTAGGAATGGGTTCTGTAACAAGGATATGCGGTAACGAAGAACTCAAGAAAGTTTACTCCTCGTCCTCATCTTTTATATAAGTCACCTCTGCATCATTCCACATGCGCTCAAGACCGTAAAAGTCGCGCTTCTCTTTACTCATTACGTGGACTACAATGTTTACAAAGTCGAGGATAACCCATGAGCGACCCTGAAGTCCCTCTTTCTTCCAAGCTCTTTCACCCATCTTTTCTCTGATGTCTTCTTCAACAGCATCAGAAAGAGCCTTAACCTGTACATCAGAGTTACCGTGGCAGACTACAAAATAATCGGTAAGTGTGGTAAGCTTTGAAACATCCAGCACGGTAATTTCTTTACCTTTTCGGCTTAGTAAAGCTTCTGTGATAACTTCCACCATTTCTTGTGAATTTGGAGAGTCATCCGAATAGGAATTTTTAAATTGTTTCTTTGCCGGTTGTTTAATGTCTGTCATAAATTAATCAGTATTAAGTTTTTCAAAGTCATGTCCTATAATTACGCTTACATCGAGATAAAAGTCGGGAGAGGATTCTCTTATTACGTTAGCCTGTGATACTCCCAAGGCATTTGCTACCCGGTAGGCATTATCCATAACACCGCTCCTTGATATTATAATGGTTTCTTGGAGGTCAAACGTTTCAAAATTACCGGTTTCAACTACATCGAAACCATTTTTACGCAATAAACCGGTATATGAATTTGCTATTCCTGAAATCCCGCACCCATTCAGGACTTCAATTTGGATGATTTCGCTTATCAGCTCTGATTGTAGTTCAGCTCTTTCATTAAATATTCTGGGATAAATAATACGAGTGAAAAGTGCGGCGACCAGAACAATTAAGAGTACACTTAAAAACCCGATGGCAGCATTTAAAAAAAGTTCGTTTGTACCGGAAGAGCTTTTGCCGTTTGTATCTGCCATCAACTAATCATTTCTACTAGTACCAGGTATTGCCAAAACGATTATTACCATAAGGACTAAAGCCATAACCATAGGGATTGAAGTACCCGTAGTTGCTAGGTAACTGCTGGTAACGAAGCTGAATATGAGCGTTATCACTTATCTTGTAATTCAACTCAGCATTTCTGATGAGCACCTCTCCACCAATGTTATTATCTGTGTCAACAAAATTGGAGGCTCCGAAAGGAGAATGAAGAAAAGAAACATCCATGCGCCCGGTTAAATTTTCTGTAAAGAGAAAATTGAG comes from the Balneola sp. genome and includes:
- the rsfS gene encoding ribosome silencing factor: MTDIKQPAKKQFKNSYSDDSPNSQEMVEVITEALLSRKGKEITVLDVSKLTTLTDYFVVCHGNSDVQVKALSDAVEEDIREKMGERAWKKEGLQGRSWVILDFVNIVVHVMSKEKRDFYGLERMWNDAEVTYIKDEDEE
- a CDS encoding D-glycerate dehydrogenase; this translates as MSSSLPHILVTEPIPKNVISFLREHGTVTVAEKGTYQTEEDLIRDIPSYDALLCMLSSPVTEKVLEAGEKLQVVANFAVGYDNIDVEAAHKRGVKVANTPDVLTEACGDYAMGLLLALSRKFKEAEQYLRDGKFKGWEPLGFLGMELRDRTLGIIGMGRIGQAFAHRAKAFGMNIIYHNRTPIDSETEQELKAEYIKDHKELARRSDVISLNCPLTPETHHLVDKKFLETLPGHALLVNISRGAVIDEAALAEALHNKTIAGAALDVFEEEPKVHPNLLSAPNTVLLPHIASATHRTREDIGMLAAEAITSVLDGKADHKIPNLISP